From Pseudomonas cannabina, one genomic window encodes:
- a CDS encoding GntR family transcriptional regulator: MINHRTQKLHAQQVLEHLAHSLAQPIALPRETIEEALRAAIMDGRLEPGERLTQQAIADAFQVSRMPVREALRSLETQGYIATAYHKGYRVTNGQELPRHGHLPGLLRCVAERHTQLGDLEAKVAFENEILRVLGRLRPTPC; the protein is encoded by the coding sequence ATGATTAACCACAGAACGCAAAAACTGCACGCTCAGCAGGTGCTTGAACACCTGGCCCACAGCCTGGCACAGCCCATAGCGCTGCCCCGCGAGACCATTGAAGAAGCGCTGCGCGCAGCCATCATGGACGGACGACTTGAACCGGGTGAACGGCTCACGCAGCAAGCCATTGCCGATGCCTTCCAGGTCAGCCGGATGCCGGTGCGTGAAGCCCTGCGTTCGCTGGAGACGCAGGGCTACATCGCGACGGCGTATCACAAAGGCTATCGGGTCACGAACGGCCAGGAGTTGCCCCGGCACGGTCACCTGCCTGGCTTGCTGAGGTGCGTGGCAGAACGGCATACGCAGCTGGGCGACCTCGAAGCAAAAGTCGCCTTTGAAAACGAAATCCTGCGCGTCCTGGGCCGACTGCGCCCGACCCCTTGCTAA